A part of Anas acuta chromosome 26, bAnaAcu1.1, whole genome shotgun sequence genomic DNA contains:
- the MISP gene encoding mitotic interactor and substrate of PLK1 isoform X2, translating into MFKYTPPWQVLCATLEPRAQGQQDPALCSTPPQVSPEPEGAREAEQCPQPQEGADLDADSCRDMDRVTRHLVFQLPQTAHRHDHAPADGDDDVFGSSQYGSQRVENGYEWRTRMKSPSYFLDGGKDVWTPSPDRESRLEVVRSGSLYDLRAYRGERKPSRLYEDDEQEQYRLHPPNISPEKAKELEDERREVIRGQVVRKSSTMAERWSSMDELSSINVGAGGQGDAKHKGSSTSSFGIYFDKASSGRAATPVDPESIDREQINFAAARQQFLMLEKTSPGSLLSPGQHAVSPRPEAMTRISRQEWQSPETATKAERGYGDAAVPSQGRTDTSTYQVYNVSYRTPVKAEGRDDAGRFYHTGKTSSLTKASSRDDLDSGLGEMYTEGSTGYVSNGSVEAFNGLVDVRNSSSSPDKELKASNETPIEREIRRALEREENLWKERGIQRLTSSSELVEIQTKPLLSMHASPVPGRKGKDKSRASFYVQREIEQETKREEDLKRQGRLLGLYDRGTQQELDERKKVFEQEETPPPKPAPARRAEERRSWVHEEQPSSHGSGPAEDTGAGRALSTYTVTLTRSVPPAGERGRGEPPALDHASASAGRWAREDSQGGRLPGFTPSPAAAGVLRKEHFSFPFWKPRISFVDDMGTQSPLRREKGPDGEDGRDEQYTLRTWKPQTSALIEEEIRSDLQREEELQEQRRRRLLFEGSLGSSDGFSRESSHSRHSSAASGASGSYSVSGSPVPTPSSRQAGVLGLVSSFTPLRVAAPGPDSSDSLSPDSAHSSAFEERRRRTKEDGKYAGIEPVDKINTEVVESTRVGRHKSAMAQRWEAGLYVRDED; encoded by the exons GGCCAGCAGGATCCTGCCCTCTGCTCAACACCTCCTCAGGTGAGCCCAGAGCCCGAGGGTGCCCGCGAGGCCgagcagtgcccccagccccaggaaggTGCAGATTTGGATGCTGACTCCTGCCGGGACATGGACAGGGTCACCAGGCACCTGGTCTTCCAGCTCCCGCAGACAGCGCACCGACACGACCACGCGCCCGCGGATGGCGACGACGACGTGTTTGGGTCCTCTCAGTACGGCAGCCAGAGGGTGGAAAATGGCTACGAGTGGAGAACGAGGATGAAGTCGCCCTCGTATTTCCTGGATGGTGGGAAGGACGTCTGGACCCCTTCCCCCGACAGGGAGTCCAGGCTGGAGGTGGTTCGGTCGGGAAGCCTGTACGACCTGAGGGCTTACAGGGGTGAGAGGAAGCCCTCGAGGCTTTACGAGGACGACGAGCAGGAGCAGTACAGGCTCCATCCACCAAACATCTCTCCCGAGAAAGCAAAGGAGCTGGAGGACGAGAGGAGGGAGGTGATCCGGGGGCAGGTGGTGAGGAAGAGCTCCACCATGGCCGAGCGGTGGAGCTCCATGGATGAGCTGAGCTCCATCAACGTGGGTGCGGGCGGCCAGGGGGATGCCAAGCAcaagggcagcagcacctccagcttcGGCATTTACTTCGACAAGGCATCCTCGGGGAGGGCAGCAACGCCCGTCGACCCCGAAAGCATAGACAGGGAGCAGATCAACTTCGCCGCCGCCCGGCAGCAGTTCCTGATGCTGGAGAAGACCAGCCCGGGCTCCCTGCTCAGCCCGGGGCAGCACGCCGTGTCTCCGAGGCCAGAGGCGATGACAAGAATCTCCAGGCAGGAGTGGCAAAGCCCTGAGACCGCCACGAAGGCTGAGAGAGGTTACGGCGACGCCGCCGTGCCCAGCCAGGGCAGGACGGACACCAGCACCTACCAGGTGTACAACGTCTCCTACAGGACGCCCGTGAAGGCGGAGGGAAGGGATGATGCCGGGAGGTTTTATCACACGGGGAAAACGTCCAGCCTGACCAAAGCGTCGTCCAGAGATGACCTGGACTCTGGCCTGGGGGAGATGTACACCGAGGGCAGCACGGGCTACGTCAGCAATGGAAGCGTGGAGGCCTTCAATGGCCTCGTGGACgtgaggaacagcagcagcagccccgacaaGGAGCTGAAGGCCAGCAACGAGACGCCCATCGAGCGGGAGATCCGCAGGGCACTGGAGAGGGAGGAGAACCtctggaaggagaggggcaTCCAGCGGCTGACCTCCAGCAGCGAGCTGGTGGAAATCCAGACCAAGCCTCTGCTCTCCATGCACGCGTCTCCTGTTCCGGGCAGGAAAGGGAAGGACAAAAGCCGCGCTTCCTTCTACGTCCAGCGGGAAATAGAGCAGGAAACCAAGCGCGAAGAGGATCTGAAGAGACAAGggcggctgctggggctgtACGACCGGGGGACGCAGCAGGAGCTGGACGAGCGCAAGAAGGTGTTCGAGCAGGAGGAAACCCCCCCGCCCAAACCGGCCCCCGCGAGAAGGGCGGAGGAGCGGAGGAGTTGGGTCCACGAGGAGCAGCCCTCGAGCCACGGCTCCGGCCCCGCGGAGGACACGGGGGCCGGGAGAGCCCTGTCCACCTACACGGTGACCCTGACGCGCTCCGTGCCGCCCGCCGGCGAGAGGGGCCGCGGGGAGCCCCCGGCGCTCGACCACGCTTCCGCCAGCGCCGGCCGATGGGCACGTGAGGATTCCCAGGGAGGAAGGCTGCCCGGCTTCACCCCGAGCCCCGCGGCAGCGGGCGTCCTGCGCAAGGAGcacttctccttccccttctggAAGCCCAGGATCTCCTTCGTGGACGACATGGGGACGCAGAGCCCgctgaggagggagaaggggccGGACGGGGAGGACGGCCGGGACGAGCAGTACACGCTGAGGACGTGGAAGCCCCAAACGTCGGCGCTGATCGAGGAGGAGATTCGGAGCGACCTGCAGCgggaagaggagctgcaggagcagcgcCGGCGGCGGCTGCTGTTCGAAGGCTCCCTGGGCAGCAGCGACGGCTTCTCCAGGGAGAGCTCCCACTCGCGCCACAGCTCAG CCGCCTCAGGTGCCAGCGGCAGCTACTCGGTGTCGGGGTCCCCGGTGCCCACCCCCTCCTCGCGCCAGGCGGGGGTCCTGGGCCTGGTGTCGTCCTTCACCCCGCTGCGAGTGGCGGCTCCCGGCCCGGACAGCAGCGACAGCCTCAGCCCCGACTCGGCTCACTCCAGCGCCTtcgaggagaggaggaggaggacgaagGAGGACGGGAAG tACGCAGGCATCGAGCCCGTGGACAAAATCAACACGGAG GTGGTGGAGAGCACGCGGGTGGGGCGGCACAAGAGCGCCATGGCGCAGCGCTGGGAGGCCGGGCTCTACGTGCGGGACGAGGACTGA
- the MISP gene encoding mitotic interactor and substrate of PLK1 isoform X1 has product MDRVTRHLVFQLPQTAHRHDHAPADGDDDVFGSSQYGSQRVENGYEWRTRMKSPSYFLDGGKDVWTPSPDRESRLEVVRSGSLYDLRAYRGERKPSRLYEDDEQEQYRLHPPNISPEKAKELEDERREVIRGQVVRKSSTMAERWSSMDELSSINVGAGGQGDAKHKGSSTSSFGIYFDKASSGRAATPVDPESIDREQINFAAARQQFLMLEKTSPGSLLSPGQHAVSPRPEAMTRISRQEWQSPETATKAERGYGDAAVPSQGRTDTSTYQVYNVSYRTPVKAEGRDDAGRFYHTGKTSSLTKASSRDDLDSGLGEMYTEGSTGYVSNGSVEAFNGLVDVRNSSSSPDKELKASNETPIEREIRRALEREENLWKERGIQRLTSSSELVEIQTKPLLSMHASPVPGRKGKDKSRASFYVQREIEQETKREEDLKRQGRLLGLYDRGTQQELDERKKVFEQEETPPPKPAPARRAEERRSWVHEEQPSSHGSGPAEDTGAGRALSTYTVTLTRSVPPAGERGRGEPPALDHASASAGRWAREDSQGGRLPGFTPSPAAAGVLRKEHFSFPFWKPRISFVDDMGTQSPLRREKGPDGEDGRDEQYTLRTWKPQTSALIEEEIRSDLQREEELQEQRRRRLLFEGSLGSSDGFSRESSHSRHSSAASGASGSYSVSGSPVPTPSSRQAGVLGLVSSFTPLRVAAPGPDSSDSLSPDSAHSSAFEERRRRTKEDGKYAGIEPVDKINTEVVESTRVGRHKSAMAQRWEAGLYVRDED; this is encoded by the exons ATGGACAGGGTCACCAGGCACCTGGTCTTCCAGCTCCCGCAGACAGCGCACCGACACGACCACGCGCCCGCGGATGGCGACGACGACGTGTTTGGGTCCTCTCAGTACGGCAGCCAGAGGGTGGAAAATGGCTACGAGTGGAGAACGAGGATGAAGTCGCCCTCGTATTTCCTGGATGGTGGGAAGGACGTCTGGACCCCTTCCCCCGACAGGGAGTCCAGGCTGGAGGTGGTTCGGTCGGGAAGCCTGTACGACCTGAGGGCTTACAGGGGTGAGAGGAAGCCCTCGAGGCTTTACGAGGACGACGAGCAGGAGCAGTACAGGCTCCATCCACCAAACATCTCTCCCGAGAAAGCAAAGGAGCTGGAGGACGAGAGGAGGGAGGTGATCCGGGGGCAGGTGGTGAGGAAGAGCTCCACCATGGCCGAGCGGTGGAGCTCCATGGATGAGCTGAGCTCCATCAACGTGGGTGCGGGCGGCCAGGGGGATGCCAAGCAcaagggcagcagcacctccagcttcGGCATTTACTTCGACAAGGCATCCTCGGGGAGGGCAGCAACGCCCGTCGACCCCGAAAGCATAGACAGGGAGCAGATCAACTTCGCCGCCGCCCGGCAGCAGTTCCTGATGCTGGAGAAGACCAGCCCGGGCTCCCTGCTCAGCCCGGGGCAGCACGCCGTGTCTCCGAGGCCAGAGGCGATGACAAGAATCTCCAGGCAGGAGTGGCAAAGCCCTGAGACCGCCACGAAGGCTGAGAGAGGTTACGGCGACGCCGCCGTGCCCAGCCAGGGCAGGACGGACACCAGCACCTACCAGGTGTACAACGTCTCCTACAGGACGCCCGTGAAGGCGGAGGGAAGGGATGATGCCGGGAGGTTTTATCACACGGGGAAAACGTCCAGCCTGACCAAAGCGTCGTCCAGAGATGACCTGGACTCTGGCCTGGGGGAGATGTACACCGAGGGCAGCACGGGCTACGTCAGCAATGGAAGCGTGGAGGCCTTCAATGGCCTCGTGGACgtgaggaacagcagcagcagccccgacaaGGAGCTGAAGGCCAGCAACGAGACGCCCATCGAGCGGGAGATCCGCAGGGCACTGGAGAGGGAGGAGAACCtctggaaggagaggggcaTCCAGCGGCTGACCTCCAGCAGCGAGCTGGTGGAAATCCAGACCAAGCCTCTGCTCTCCATGCACGCGTCTCCTGTTCCGGGCAGGAAAGGGAAGGACAAAAGCCGCGCTTCCTTCTACGTCCAGCGGGAAATAGAGCAGGAAACCAAGCGCGAAGAGGATCTGAAGAGACAAGggcggctgctggggctgtACGACCGGGGGACGCAGCAGGAGCTGGACGAGCGCAAGAAGGTGTTCGAGCAGGAGGAAACCCCCCCGCCCAAACCGGCCCCCGCGAGAAGGGCGGAGGAGCGGAGGAGTTGGGTCCACGAGGAGCAGCCCTCGAGCCACGGCTCCGGCCCCGCGGAGGACACGGGGGCCGGGAGAGCCCTGTCCACCTACACGGTGACCCTGACGCGCTCCGTGCCGCCCGCCGGCGAGAGGGGCCGCGGGGAGCCCCCGGCGCTCGACCACGCTTCCGCCAGCGCCGGCCGATGGGCACGTGAGGATTCCCAGGGAGGAAGGCTGCCCGGCTTCACCCCGAGCCCCGCGGCAGCGGGCGTCCTGCGCAAGGAGcacttctccttccccttctggAAGCCCAGGATCTCCTTCGTGGACGACATGGGGACGCAGAGCCCgctgaggagggagaaggggccGGACGGGGAGGACGGCCGGGACGAGCAGTACACGCTGAGGACGTGGAAGCCCCAAACGTCGGCGCTGATCGAGGAGGAGATTCGGAGCGACCTGCAGCgggaagaggagctgcaggagcagcgcCGGCGGCGGCTGCTGTTCGAAGGCTCCCTGGGCAGCAGCGACGGCTTCTCCAGGGAGAGCTCCCACTCGCGCCACAGCTCAG CCGCCTCAGGTGCCAGCGGCAGCTACTCGGTGTCGGGGTCCCCGGTGCCCACCCCCTCCTCGCGCCAGGCGGGGGTCCTGGGCCTGGTGTCGTCCTTCACCCCGCTGCGAGTGGCGGCTCCCGGCCCGGACAGCAGCGACAGCCTCAGCCCCGACTCGGCTCACTCCAGCGCCTtcgaggagaggaggaggaggacgaagGAGGACGGGAAG tACGCAGGCATCGAGCCCGTGGACAAAATCAACACGGAG GTGGTGGAGAGCACGCGGGTGGGGCGGCACAAGAGCGCCATGGCGCAGCGCTGGGAGGCCGGGCTCTACGTGCGGGACGAGGACTGA